A genomic window from Hyalangium gracile includes:
- a CDS encoding flavin reductase family protein, producing the protein MRVPVELRRSVRLLNHGPTTLITASAGGRTNVMAAAWVMALDFNPPKIAAVVAEGTFTRELIDASGEFTVSLPTLALLDATYTVGECSGRDVDKFATYGLQTTPGSVVSAPLVEGCVGWLECRVLSEPGPQQRYDLFVAEVVAAWADDEVFVEGDWRFTRDEHRTVHHLSRGVFFTTGQRVQARRLP; encoded by the coding sequence ATGCGCGTTCCCGTCGAGCTGCGCCGCAGCGTCCGGCTCCTCAACCACGGCCCCACTACCCTCATCACCGCCTCGGCGGGCGGGCGCACCAACGTGATGGCCGCCGCCTGGGTGATGGCGCTGGACTTCAACCCTCCGAAGATCGCCGCCGTCGTCGCCGAGGGCACCTTCACCCGCGAGCTCATCGACGCCTCGGGCGAGTTCACGGTGAGTCTGCCCACCCTGGCGCTGCTCGACGCCACCTATACCGTGGGGGAGTGCTCCGGCCGGGACGTGGACAAGTTCGCCACGTACGGGCTCCAGACGACTCCAGGCTCGGTCGTGAGCGCTCCGCTCGTCGAGGGGTGCGTGGGGTGGCTCGAGTGCCGTGTCCTCTCCGAGCCCGGCCCCCAGCAGCGTTATGATCTCTTCGTCGCCGAGGTTGTGGCCGCCTGGGCGGATGACGAGGTCTTCGTCGAGGGCGACTGGCGCTTCACCCGGGACGAGCACCGCACGGTGCACCACCTCTCCCGAGGCGTGTTCTTCACCACGGGCCAGCGCGTCCAGGCGAGGAGGCTGCCGTGA